TCATGCACAAAGACGAGCTTCTCGAACTGCACGAACAGATGGTCACGATCATGAACCACTTCCGCTCGCAGAACACGGTCGACGACGAACTGTTCGAACCCTACGAGGGACTCGGCGTCGATCCGTCGCACGTCCACAAGTCCAAGAGCGAGCACAAACACGCCGTCTTCGTCCTCGGCAACGCACTCGCCACCGCGATGAGCGAAGACGAGTTCTCCAACGCCGGCCGGGTCGGCAAGCGGATGGAGGAACTCGCCAAGGACGCCGAGTCGAAACTCTGAG
This genomic window from Salinirubrum litoreum contains:
- a CDS encoding UPF0058 family protein; this translates as MHKDELLELHEQMVTIMNHFRSQNTVDDELFEPYEGLGVDPSHVHKSKSEHKHAVFVLGNALATAMSEDEFSNAGRVGKRMEELAKDAESKL